One Hippoglossus hippoglossus isolate fHipHip1 chromosome 5, fHipHip1.pri, whole genome shotgun sequence genomic window carries:
- the si:dkey-13a21.4 gene encoding ras-related protein rab7 isoform X1: MSEGKAGVTVKVVLIGNSGVGKSSFTNRYVNHRFTNMYRATIGTDFLSKTVNIDGATVTLQLWDTAGTERFQSLGTPLYRGAHCCMLVFDVTSKASFSALELWRKEFLFQAEPQDPADFPFIVMGNKSDLGDREVSCRMAKQWCEEIGANYFEGSAKEDVGVEKPFLRAAQIGLQQYKKHTLENTGHFQITCKQPTETRNTCEC, from the exons ATGAGCGAAGGGAAAGCGGGTGTAACTGTGAAAGTGGTCCTCATAGGAAACTCTGG gGTGGGTAAATCCTCCTTCACGAACAGATATGTGAATCACCGCTTCACCAACATGTACCGGGCCACAATAGGAACTGACTTCCTCTCTAAGACGGTGAACATAGATGGAGCCACAGTCACTCTGCAG CTGTGGGACACAGCCGGAACAGAGAGGTTCCAGTCTCTGGGTACACCTCTGTACAGAGGAGCTCACTGCTGCATGCTGGTCTTCGATGTCACGTCCAAAGCCAGTTTCTCTGCCCTGGAGCTTTGGAGGAAGGAGTTCCTGTTCCAGGCCGAGCCCCAGGACCCAGCTGACTTCCCTTTTATTGTTATGGGCAACAAGAGTGACCTGGGTGACCGGGAG gtgtcTTGCAGGATGGCTAAGCAGTGGTGTGAGGAAATCGGAGCAAACTACTTTGAAGGGAGCGCCAAAGAAGATGTGGGCGTAGAGAAGCCGTTTTTGAGAGCGGCTCAGATCGGACTACAACAG tacaaaaaacacacattggaAAATACAGGACATTTCCAGATAACCTGCAAACAGCCGACAGAAACTCGCAACACCTGTGAGTGCTGA
- the si:dkey-13a21.4 gene encoding ras-related protein rab7 isoform X2 produces MYRATIGTDFLSKTVNIDGATVTLQLWDTAGTERFQSLGTPLYRGAHCCMLVFDVTSKASFSALELWRKEFLFQAEPQDPADFPFIVMGNKSDLGDREVSCRMAKQWCEEIGANYFEGSAKEDVGVEKPFLRAAQIGLQQYKKHTLENTGHFQITCKQPTETRNTCEC; encoded by the exons ATGTACCGGGCCACAATAGGAACTGACTTCCTCTCTAAGACGGTGAACATAGATGGAGCCACAGTCACTCTGCAG CTGTGGGACACAGCCGGAACAGAGAGGTTCCAGTCTCTGGGTACACCTCTGTACAGAGGAGCTCACTGCTGCATGCTGGTCTTCGATGTCACGTCCAAAGCCAGTTTCTCTGCCCTGGAGCTTTGGAGGAAGGAGTTCCTGTTCCAGGCCGAGCCCCAGGACCCAGCTGACTTCCCTTTTATTGTTATGGGCAACAAGAGTGACCTGGGTGACCGGGAG gtgtcTTGCAGGATGGCTAAGCAGTGGTGTGAGGAAATCGGAGCAAACTACTTTGAAGGGAGCGCCAAAGAAGATGTGGGCGTAGAGAAGCCGTTTTTGAGAGCGGCTCAGATCGGACTACAACAG tacaaaaaacacacattggaAAATACAGGACATTTCCAGATAACCTGCAAACAGCCGACAGAAACTCGCAACACCTGTGAGTGCTGA